TGACGGAGGAGGATCAAATCGGGCATGAGGGTGTCCTTGTGCGTATAGTCACGACTGGTACGGCGGTCCGGCGACCATGATTGGGCTTTTGGAACACGAGACTTGAGATTTATCAAGTCTGGGCGAGGATGAGCGGAGAACCCTCATCCGGGGCGCGGGGAGCGATAGGGACACGATGTTCAAGGGATACGAACTTAAACGCGTGAGCGGCGAGGGGGCCGAGATAAACCTTCGGATCGGCGGCAAGGGACCGCCACTCCTGCTTATCCATGGTTACCCGCAGACCCATGTCATGTGGGCGCCGCTCGCCAAGAGGCTCGCCGCGACCTTCACCGTGGTTTGTCCGGATCTTCGCGGCTATGGAGATTCGTCAAAGCCGGATCCGGGAGACGATCACTCCGGTTATTCCAAGCGGGCGATGGCGAATGACTTGGTTCGGGTCATGGAAGAACTGGGATTCGACCGCTTCAGCGTCGCGGGCCATGACCGCGGCGCGCGCGTGACGCATCGGATGATGTTGGATCACGAAGCGAGGCTTGAGCGCGCCGCCGTGCTCGATATCGCTCCCACGCTCGCCATGTACGAAGGAACCGACATGGCCTTCGCAAAGGCCTACTACCACTGGTTCTTTCTGATTCAACCGGCCGACTTTCCGGAGCGCCTGATCGGCGGCGACCCAGAGTTCTACCTGCGCTCCACCCTAGCAGCCTGGAGCGGTACGAAGGATTTCTACAGCGAGGAGGCCTTTGCGGAGTATCTCCGCTGCTTTTCCGATCCAGCCACGATTCATGCGACCTGCGAGGACTACAGAGCGGGCGCTTCCATCGACCTGACGCTGGACCGCGCAGATCTTGGCCGGAAGTCCAGCGTACCGCTTCTCGTTCTGTGGGGTGAGAAGGGACTCGTCGGCCGCACATACGATGTGCTGAGCATCTGGAAGGAGCGCGCGCATCGGGTGGAAGGCCGGGCGCTGCCTTGCGGACATTTCGTGCCGGAGGAGCAGCCCGAGGCGACGGCTGACGCCCTGATCGAATTTTTTCACCGCTAGTGAAATCCGCATCCATGACCTGTTATAGAGGCCGTCGGCTCCCTATTTCTGATCAACGGGCGCTCAACGGAGCGGAGCAGGGATGAAAGAACGCCAGAAGACTGAGCGCAAAGAAAGCGGTGGATCCAGCCATGGACGGATTCACGGCCCATTCGGCTTGCGCCTCAGAAGCTACTTTCTCGCCGGCGTTCTGGTCACCGCGCCTCTCGGCCTGACGATCTGGCTGATATGGCGCTTCATTTCCTTCATCGATTCGACCGTAAAGCCGCTTATCCCGCCGCGCTGGAACCCGGAGACCTACCTGGAGCAGTGGGTTCACCTGCCGTACTTCGACATCCCTGGACTGGGGGTCATCATAGCCCTGGTGGGCCTCACCCTGATCGGCTTTCTGGCCGCCGGATATCTTGGACGCGCCCTGATGCGGACAGGGGAGAGGCTGGTAAGCCGAATTCCATTTTTCCGTAGTATTTATAGCTCAATAAAGCAAGTCCTTGAGACATTGCTTCAGCAAGATGCATCGGCATTCCGCCGCGTGGTGCTGGTTGAGTATCCGCGCCGCGGCTCTTGGGCGGTGGGCTTTGTCACCGGCGAAACCGAAGGGGAGGTTCAGCGCCTGACGGACGCCACGACGATCAATGTTTTCATTCCCGCCACGCCCAACCCCACAACCGGGTTCTTGCTCTTCATTCCAAGCAATGAGGTATACGACCTCGATATCTCCGTTGAAGCTGGCGTCAAGCTGGTCGTTTCAGGGGGTATCGTCCCGCCGGCTACGGACGAGGCCAAGCGGAAGGCTCGACTGAACGGGACGGCTCTGGAGCCTTCCAGCGAGGAGAAAGAGGAACAGACGCGCAAGCGCTCAAGCTTTCTGGGGCGCCTGCGGACCTATTTCTTTACCGGCGTATTGGTCACGGTACCGATCAGCCTGACAGTCTGGCTGGCGCTTGAGGTTCTGGCCTTTGTCGACTCCCGGGTCGTCCCCTTGATCCCTGATCGCTGGAACCCTGACACCTACCTGCCATTCTCGATCCCGGGCCTGGGACTTCTCATCCTGGTGGTCTTCCTAATCATCGTCGGCATGATCGCCGCCGGCGTGCTCGGGCGGGCCGCCATGGGCGTGGCTGACAGGTTTGTCGCGCGCTTGCCGGTCGCCCGCTCGATCTACAGCGCGATCAAGCAGATCGTCGAAACCATCATTGCCCAGCAGTCCAATGCTTTTCGGGATGTGGTGCTATTCGAGTACCCCCGCAAAGGCTCCTGGGCGATCGGCTTCGTCACGGGAAAGACCGAGGGGCACATTCAGGAACTGACCAAGGACGACGTGGTCAATATTTTCCTGCCGACGACGCCGAACCCCACATCGGGATTCCTGCTTTTCGTGCCGCGCGCCGAGACGCAGAAACTCTCCATGACGGTGGAGGAGGGGCTGAAGATGGTGGTTTCGGGTGGGATCATCACGCCCCAAGACCCGAAGGCCGCAGCCACGGAGGAAGAGACCCAGGCACTCAAGCGCGCCTGAGCCTTATCCGGACCTCAAGTATCTGACGGCGTTGTCCCGCTCGAACAGATAGAGCAGCGTGCGCAGCGCCTTGCCGCGCGCACCCTTCAAATCCGGATCCCGTTCCACGATCAGCTTGGCGTCGTCTCTGGCCATCGCCAGCAAATCGTCATGGATGGCAATGTCGGCCAAGCGGAAACTCGGCATGCCGCTTTGACGGGTCCCCAGGACCTCGCCAGCGCCTCTCAGCCTCAGGTCCTGTTCAGCGATCTTGAAGCCGTCTTCGGTTTCGCGCATTACCTCAAGCCGTGCCCTGGCGACGCTGCCGAGCGGTTGCTGGTAGAGCAGGAGGCAACTCGACTTCTCGGAGCCTCGCCCGATGCGGCCTCGCAACTGATGAAGTTGGGAAAGGCCAAAGCGCTCGGCGTGTTCAATCACCATGACCGTGGCCTCCGGCACGTCCACTCCCACCTCGATGACGGTGGTCGCGACCAGAACCGTGACCTCTCCTGCCTTGAAGGCGGTCATGACCGCGTCCCGCTCGGGGCCTTTCATGCGGCCATGCACCAGCCCCACTTTTTCCCCGAATACCTTCCTCAGATGCTGTAGGCGCTCCTCCGCCGCAGCGAGATCGCTGTTCTCCGATTCCGATATCAGGGGACAGACCCAATAGACCCGCGCGCCGCCATCCAGAGCCCGCTTCAGGCCCTCAACAACATCGGGAAGGCGCTCCAACGGCAAGGTTCTGGTGTCGACCGGCTTCCGGCCCGCGGGCTTCTCGGTCAACTGCGAGCTGACCATGTCGCCATAGGCCGTCAGCATGAGAGTCCGCGGTATGGGCGTGGCGGTCATGACCAGCACATCCACCTGCTCGCCCTTTGCCGCGAGGTTCAGGCGCTGATGCACACCGAACCGGTGTTGTTCGTCGATCACGGCGAAGGCGAGGTCCTTGAAGGCCACCTCTTGCTGGAACAGGGCATGGGTGCCGACCGCAAGCGCCGCGCGGCCCTCCGCCAAGGCGGCGAGCCTTTCGCCTCTCGCCTTACTCTTGTCGCGCCCGGTCAGCAGGATGATCTCCACGCCTGCCGCCTCCGCAAGCGGCTTGAGGGTTTCATAGTGCTGGCGCGCCAGTATCTCGGTCGGCGCCATGATGGCGGCCTGCGCGCCTGACTCCACGGCGATCAGCATGGCGAGCAGGGCGACCACTGTCTTGCCGCTGCCGACATCCCCCTGGAGAAGGCGCAGCATGCGCCCGCTATCCGCCATGTCGGCCTCGATCTCCGATACCGCCCGCAGCTGAGACGACGTGAGACTGAAAGGCAGGGCCTCAATGACCTTCCGGCGCAGGTGCCCGTCCCCCCTGATCACGCGCCCCGGTTTGCGTTTCATGGCTGCCCGCATCAGCACGAGGGCCAACTGGTTGGCCAGAAGCTCGTCATAGGCCAAGCGCCGGCGGCTCGGCGTGGTCGGCGCCAAATCGCTGTTCTCCTGTGGAGAGTGGGCCTTTTCCAGGGCTTCACGCCAGGGCGCCCAGCCCTCCCGCCCAACCAGAGCCGGGTCACACCACTCGGGCAGTTCCGGGGCCAGCTTCACCGAGGCGGCGACCGCCTTGGAGACGAGCTTTAAGGAGAGCCCGGCGGTCAAGGGGTAGACCGGCTCGACCTTTTGGAGTTCCTTGCGGTCCTGGGGGCGCCCGACGTGGTCGGGATGGGTCATCTGTGGCCGCCCGCCGAAAATCTCCACCCGACCAGAGACCAATACCTGCTCGCCAATCGGCAAAAGGCGGTTCAGATAGTCGGGCCTTGCATGAAAGAAAACCAGTTCCAGTTCCCCACTGGAGTCGGAGCAAAGAACGCGGTAAGGCTGCCGCGATGTTCGGCCCGGCCGGTGGTCCATCACCGTCAGCTCGATGGTCGCGACTCGGCCAGGTTCGGCCTCGGCGGCTTTCGGCGCATAACGTCTGTCGATCAAACCGCTGGGCAGGTGCCAGCAGAGGTCGACCACCTTCGGACCGGCGAGTTGCTCGAAGAGCTTGGCGAGCCGCGGCCCCACGCCGGCTAGGCTTGTGATCGGCTGGAACAGGGGGAAAAGGATTTCCGGTCTCACCTTCGCTTCGCTCACTTCCGCCGACCCGGCCCAGATAAAGAGGGCTGGGGATCATACTAGGAGAAAGCGCCGCCCGGAGGGATTGCCCGGCTGACAGCGCCGCCGCTTCGCTCTATATCCTACGCCAGCTTCATGGAAGAGAGACAATGACCGATCCCGAATTTAGCCGCGACGATCTCGAAATACGCCGCAAGCGCTTGCGCTTCCGCGCCTGGCATCGGGGCACCAAGGAGGCGGATCTTCTGATAGGCCCCTTCGCGGACTCGGCTCTGGCCGGCATGGGCCACGAGGATCTGGATGAGTTCGAAACGATTCTGAGGCTGCCCGATCCCAGCCTGGTCACTTGGCTGACCGGCCAAATCCCTCTTCCTGAAGACCTTGAGACGCCCATCATGCGGGCCATGATCGACTTTCAGAAAGATAAGTAGACGCCTGGAATGAAAGATCTTTTTGCAGCTGGGCAACCGCTGGCTCTAAGCCGGGCGCCAGAGGGGGTGGACGGCTGGTTCCTGGCCAAAAGCCTGACGCCTGCAGCGGGGCGTACGCTGCTCCATGTCGCGCGGGACGATGCGCGGATGGCAAGGTTGGCGGAACTGGTGCGCTTCTTCGACGACCGCCCCGAGGTTTTGATTCTTCCCGCCTGGGACTGCCTGCCCTACGACCGGGTCGGGCCGCATCGTGACATCGTCTCCCGACGCATCGACAGCTTGAGCCGGCTGCTGCAGCCGGCGCCCAAAGCCGGGCGGCTGGTCATCACGACGGTCAACGCCTTCCTGCAACGGGTACCGCCCCGCAGCCTCTTTGAAGGCCGGGTCCTGAACCTGAAGCCCGGGTCCCGCTGTGCGCCGGAGGAGTTGATCGCTTTCCTGCGTGAGAACGGATATTTCCGGGTGAATACGGTGGGCGAGCCGGGGGAGTACGCGTTGCGGGGCGGGATCGTCGATGTCTTCGCATCCGGACAGGAACTGCCGGTCCGTCTCGATTTCTTCGGGGATGAACTGGAACAGCTGCGCTCTTTCGACCCCTTGAGTCAGAGGAGCAGCGGGGCGCTGCCAGAGCTTGTCCTGCGCCCGGTCAATGAGCTTCTGCTGGATGAGGAGAGCATCGCCCGCTTTCGCTCAGGCTACCGGGAATCTTTCGGTGTCTCCGGTCTCGCAGACCCTCTCTACGAGGCTGTCAGCGAAGGCCGACCGCAACAGGGCATGGAGCACTGGTTGCCCCTGTTTCATGACCATTTGGAGCGGGTGCTCGACTACTGCCCGGACGATGCCGCCATAACCTTCGATCCCCGCGCCGAGGAAGTTAGGGCCGCGCGACTGGAGGCAGTCCGGGATTTCTATGAAGCAAGGCGCGCCGTAGCCGCAGCAGACCCCAAGGGTCAGGAAGAGGGCGTCTACCATCCTTTGCCGCCAAAGGCGCTCTACCTGGAAGAGAGCGAATGGAATGCCCTACTGGAGAGTCGCGCCCGCGGCTACTTCCATGAGTTTTCCGCACCAGAGACGAGCCGACAGGAGGTGGTCGACCTCGGTGGAGAGCCAGGTCCGTCCTTCGCGGACGCCCGGATCGAGGGCGTGGCCGCGCTCTACAAGGCGCTTGAAGACCATTGCCAGGCTATGGAGCGGGCCAAGCATTCCGTTGTGATCGTGAGCGCCACCGAGGGGGCGCGGGAACGGTTTCGCGGCTTGCTGGCCGAGCATCTTACCCGCCCGATCGTCACGGTCGAGAGCTGGGAAGAGGCCAAAGCGCTTCCGGTTGGAACCATTGGATTGATCCTGCTGGATGCCGAGCGCGGTTTCACCATCGGTGGTGTGAGCTTTGTTTCCGAACAGGACATTCTGGGTCAACGCTTGGGCCGCGCCAGCAAGAGCAAACGCCGGTCTGACAACTTCCTGAGCGAAGTCTCCTCCATTTCCGAAGGCGACATCGTTGTCCATGTGGATCACGGCATCGGACGCTATGACGGACTGCTCACCATCGATGTCGGTGGGGCGCCCCACGACTGCTTGAAGGTCGTCTACCACGGCGGCGACCGGCTCTTTGTTCCGGTGGAGAATATCGAGGTGCTGTCCCGCTACGGCTCTGATTCCAGTTCCGTCGAGCTGGACAGGCTGGGGCAGGGGCAGTGGCAGGCCCGGCGCGCCCAGGTCCGCGCGCGCCTGAAGATGATCGCCGAGCAACTGATGAAGATCGCTGCGCAGCGGGAACTTCGCTCACTTCCGCCCATCGAACAGCCGGCCGGACTTTATGAGGAGTTCTGCGCGCGCTTTCCCTATCCCGAGACCGAGGACCAGGAGCGCGCCATCTCCCAGGTGATCGATGATCTTTCCTCAGGCCGGCCAATGGACCGTTTGGTTTGCGGAGACGTCGGCTTCGGAAAGACAGAAGTCGCCCTGCGTGCGGCCTTCCTCGTCGCCTTGTCCGGCCAGCAGGTCGCCCTGATCGTTCCCACCACACTCCTGGCGCGCCAGCACTATGCGACCTTCAAGGAGCGCTTCGCCGGCATGCCGGTCCGGATCGGCATGCTGTCCCGCCTGGTCGGCGCAAAGGACTCCAAGTTGGTAAAGGAGGAGCTGTCCAAAGGCACCCTGGACATCGTGATCGGTACCCACACGCTCTTGGGCGAGGGGGTCAAGGCCAAGCGCCTGGGCATGGTGATCGTGGACGAGGAGCAGCACTTCGGCGTGAAGCAGAAGGAAAAGCTGAAACAGCTGCGCGCGGACGTCCACGTCCTGACTCTCTCCGCAACGCCGATACCCCGGACCCTGCAGATGGCCATGTCGGGCCTGCGGGAAATGAGCCTGATCGCAACGCCACCTGTCGACCGGCTCGCCGTGCGGACCTTTGTTCTGCCCTATGATCCCATCGTCGTCCGCGAGGCGATCCTGCGTGAACTCCATCGCGGCGGCCAAAGCTTTTATGTCTGCCCGAGGCTTGAGGACCTGCCTCTTCTCGAGCAGCGGCTAAAGGACCTCGTACCGGAAGTGAAGGTTGGCATCGCCCACGGCCGCCTGACGCCCAATGAACTGGAAGAGGTCATGACCGGCTTCTACGAGCGGCGTTTCGACGTGCTGCTCTCAACCAACATCGTGGAGTCGGGGCTGGATATCCCGACGGCGAATACCCTGATCATTCACCGGGCGGATATGTTCGGGCTATCGCAGCTCTATCAGCTCCGGGGCCGGATCGGGCGGGGGAAGATCCGGGGCTATGCCTATCTGACGCTTCCGCCGGGCCGCCTGCTGTCAAGCACGGCGCAGCGCCGCCTGCACGTGATGCAGACCTTGGACCACCTCGGCGCAGGCTTCACCCTTGCCAGCCACGATCTGGATATCCGTGGCGCGGGCAACTTGCTGGGTGAAGAGCAGTCAGGACACATCCGGGAAGTCGGGGTTGAGCTGTACCAGCAGATGCTCGAAGAGGCCGTCGCGACAGCGAAGGGGGAGGCGGAAACGTCCGAGTTGCCCGATGCCTGGTCGCCACAACTGAATCTTGGCACCTCGGTCTTGATCCCGGAGGCCTACGTGGCCGATCTGGATGTCCGTCTCGGACTCTATCGCCGCCTGTCTCAGCTTGAAGACAGGCAGGAAATCGAGGCCTTCGCCGCCGAACTCATCGACCGTTTCGGCCCGCTGCCGGAGGAAGTGGAAAACCTGCTGGATGTCATGACCATCAAGCAGCTCTGCCGCCGGGCCTGCGTAGAGAAGGTGGACTCCGGCCCCAAAGGTCTGGTGATCGCTTTCCACAACGATAGCTTCCCGAACCCGGGCGCCCTCGTATCCCTGATCCAGCAGCAAGTCGGAAAGGTGCAGCTAAGGCCCGACCATCGTCTGGTCTATCGCCGTTCCTGGACCTCTTCGCGCGACCGGCTGAAGGGCGTGCGTCTCCTGTTGAACGACCTCGCGGAGATGGCGCAGGCGGCCTAGGCCTCCTGCTCTTCGACGCCGGGCAGGGTTCCATCCTCTGACGCCAGAAGACTGTCGATCACCTTGCGGAGAACGCTGGGGTCCTGCGCGCCAGAAAGGGCATAGCGCCCGTTGAAGATGAAGCAGGGCACGCCGTTGATGCCCTGCTGGCGCGCATAGAGGTCTTCGGCGAGGATCTCCTCGCGGTGTTCATCGCCTGCGATGAAGGCTTCGGCTTCCGCCTTGTCGAGGCCGGCCTCCACCGCCAGTTCGACAAGCACAGCATCGTCGCCGATATTCTGGCCTTCCAGGAAGTAGGCCTTGAAGAGGCGTTCGACCACGGCATCCTGCTTGCCCTGGCTGCTGGCGAAGCGGACCAGGCGATGTGACTGCACCGAGTTCGGCGTCCGCTCGATCGACTTGAATTGGAAATCGATGCCTTCGCCGTCGCCCGCGCTGGCGATCTGCTGATAGACCTGTTGCGCGCCGTCCGGACCGCCGAACTTGGTCTCCAGGTACTGGCGGCGATCCATGCCTTCCGCCGGCATGTCAGGGTTCAATTGAAAGGCGCGCCAATGGATCTCGACTTCCTCGGGTTGCACACCCTCCAGCGCACGCTCCAACCGTCGCTTGCCGATGAAGCACCAGGGGCAAACCGTGTCGGAGAAGATGTCGATACGCATAGGAAATGTGGCTCCTTGGTTTCTGTGCGCGCAGGAGGCGTTGTGGCGCTTGATTAATCCAGCTCACGTCCGCAACCTTAGGCGAAGAAGCCGCTGAACGCGACCCGCCGTGGGACAATAAGCAGGTAGGGAGGATGAGACATGACGGCAAGCGACGGTGCCGACATCTTCGAGCGCGACC
This DNA window, taken from Limibacillus sp., encodes the following:
- a CDS encoding alpha/beta hydrolase, whose protein sequence is MFKGYELKRVSGEGAEINLRIGGKGPPLLLIHGYPQTHVMWAPLAKRLAATFTVVCPDLRGYGDSSKPDPGDDHSGYSKRAMANDLVRVMEELGFDRFSVAGHDRGARVTHRMMLDHEARLERAAVLDIAPTLAMYEGTDMAFAKAYYHWFFLIQPADFPERLIGGDPEFYLRSTLAAWSGTKDFYSEEAFAEYLRCFSDPATIHATCEDYRAGASIDLTLDRADLGRKSSVPLLVLWGEKGLVGRTYDVLSIWKERAHRVEGRALPCGHFVPEEQPEATADALIEFFHR
- a CDS encoding DUF502 domain-containing protein translates to MKERQKTERKESGGSSHGRIHGPFGLRLRSYFLAGVLVTAPLGLTIWLIWRFISFIDSTVKPLIPPRWNPETYLEQWVHLPYFDIPGLGVIIALVGLTLIGFLAAGYLGRALMRTGERLVSRIPFFRSIYSSIKQVLETLLQQDASAFRRVVLVEYPRRGSWAVGFVTGETEGEVQRLTDATTINVFIPATPNPTTGFLLFIPSNEVYDLDISVEAGVKLVVSGGIVPPATDEAKRKARLNGTALEPSSEEKEEQTRKRSSFLGRLRTYFFTGVLVTVPISLTVWLALEVLAFVDSRVVPLIPDRWNPDTYLPFSIPGLGLLILVVFLIIVGMIAAGVLGRAAMGVADRFVARLPVARSIYSAIKQIVETIIAQQSNAFRDVVLFEYPRKGSWAIGFVTGKTEGHIQELTKDDVVNIFLPTTPNPTSGFLLFVPRAETQKLSMTVEEGLKMVVSGGIITPQDPKAAATEEETQALKRA
- the recG gene encoding ATP-dependent DNA helicase RecG, with product MSEAKVRPEILFPLFQPITSLAGVGPRLAKLFEQLAGPKVVDLCWHLPSGLIDRRYAPKAAEAEPGRVATIELTVMDHRPGRTSRQPYRVLCSDSSGELELVFFHARPDYLNRLLPIGEQVLVSGRVEIFGGRPQMTHPDHVGRPQDRKELQKVEPVYPLTAGLSLKLVSKAVAASVKLAPELPEWCDPALVGREGWAPWREALEKAHSPQENSDLAPTTPSRRRLAYDELLANQLALVLMRAAMKRKPGRVIRGDGHLRRKVIEALPFSLTSSQLRAVSEIEADMADSGRMLRLLQGDVGSGKTVVALLAMLIAVESGAQAAIMAPTEILARQHYETLKPLAEAAGVEIILLTGRDKSKARGERLAALAEGRAALAVGTHALFQQEVAFKDLAFAVIDEQHRFGVHQRLNLAAKGEQVDVLVMTATPIPRTLMLTAYGDMVSSQLTEKPAGRKPVDTRTLPLERLPDVVEGLKRALDGGARVYWVCPLISESENSDLAAAEERLQHLRKVFGEKVGLVHGRMKGPERDAVMTAFKAGEVTVLVATTVIEVGVDVPEATVMVIEHAERFGLSQLHQLRGRIGRGSEKSSCLLLYQQPLGSVARARLEVMRETEDGFKIAEQDLRLRGAGEVLGTRQSGMPSFRLADIAIHDDLLAMARDDAKLIVERDPDLKGARGKALRTLLYLFERDNAVRYLRSG
- a CDS encoding succinate dehydrogenase assembly factor 2, which codes for MTDPEFSRDDLEIRRKRLRFRAWHRGTKEADLLIGPFADSALAGMGHEDLDEFETILRLPDPSLVTWLTGQIPLPEDLETPIMRAMIDFQKDK
- the mfd gene encoding transcription-repair coupling factor, with amino-acid sequence MKDLFAAGQPLALSRAPEGVDGWFLAKSLTPAAGRTLLHVARDDARMARLAELVRFFDDRPEVLILPAWDCLPYDRVGPHRDIVSRRIDSLSRLLQPAPKAGRLVITTVNAFLQRVPPRSLFEGRVLNLKPGSRCAPEELIAFLRENGYFRVNTVGEPGEYALRGGIVDVFASGQELPVRLDFFGDELEQLRSFDPLSQRSSGALPELVLRPVNELLLDEESIARFRSGYRESFGVSGLADPLYEAVSEGRPQQGMEHWLPLFHDHLERVLDYCPDDAAITFDPRAEEVRAARLEAVRDFYEARRAVAAADPKGQEEGVYHPLPPKALYLEESEWNALLESRARGYFHEFSAPETSRQEVVDLGGEPGPSFADARIEGVAALYKALEDHCQAMERAKHSVVIVSATEGARERFRGLLAEHLTRPIVTVESWEEAKALPVGTIGLILLDAERGFTIGGVSFVSEQDILGQRLGRASKSKRRSDNFLSEVSSISEGDIVVHVDHGIGRYDGLLTIDVGGAPHDCLKVVYHGGDRLFVPVENIEVLSRYGSDSSSVELDRLGQGQWQARRAQVRARLKMIAEQLMKIAAQRELRSLPPIEQPAGLYEEFCARFPYPETEDQERAISQVIDDLSSGRPMDRLVCGDVGFGKTEVALRAAFLVALSGQQVALIVPTTLLARQHYATFKERFAGMPVRIGMLSRLVGAKDSKLVKEELSKGTLDIVIGTHTLLGEGVKAKRLGMVIVDEEQHFGVKQKEKLKQLRADVHVLTLSATPIPRTLQMAMSGLREMSLIATPPVDRLAVRTFVLPYDPIVVREAILRELHRGGQSFYVCPRLEDLPLLEQRLKDLVPEVKVGIAHGRLTPNELEEVMTGFYERRFDVLLSTNIVESGLDIPTANTLIIHRADMFGLSQLYQLRGRIGRGKIRGYAYLTLPPGRLLSSTAQRRLHVMQTLDHLGAGFTLASHDLDIRGAGNLLGEEQSGHIREVGVELYQQMLEEAVATAKGEAETSELPDAWSPQLNLGTSVLIPEAYVADLDVRLGLYRRLSQLEDRQEIEAFAAELIDRFGPLPEEVENLLDVMTIKQLCRRACVEKVDSGPKGLVIAFHNDSFPNPGALVSLIQQQVGKVQLRPDHRLVYRRSWTSSRDRLKGVRLLLNDLAEMAQAA
- a CDS encoding DsbA family oxidoreductase; its protein translation is MRIDIFSDTVCPWCFIGKRRLERALEGVQPEEVEIHWRAFQLNPDMPAEGMDRRQYLETKFGGPDGAQQVYQQIASAGDGEGIDFQFKSIERTPNSVQSHRLVRFASSQGKQDAVVERLFKAYFLEGQNIGDDAVLVELAVEAGLDKAEAEAFIAGDEHREEILAEDLYARQQGINGVPCFIFNGRYALSGAQDPSVLRKVIDSLLASEDGTLPGVEEQEA